From the genome of Malus domestica chromosome 04, GDT2T_hap1, one region includes:
- the LOC103433407 gene encoding uncharacterized protein: MASPSLYPVVDDNDLDDAALWAVIDSAAASHSSSKSKPQPRKPLAIQYPNYPRSSPVSKPSPPPKLFKSAARLDSSADSDSKSSASEGVVIEEPWAFHPPSKIARSSSSEMNDTSPLVVVRNVQRTTPTTPTTPFYSLPETHLSPGIGNFASPVSHARREERDVAAHSMSGRFPSVSLFKEYQNAAMAILEKTDYTMISGHPFIKKSGWRKISFYFNLSFEIKDKTIEFDKDRNVLRAEFVVRAHMQGGRFSDGWGACDRREKRFNKPNHDIPSTAETRAKSKASQDLLGIGDYRPGASQFNH, translated from the exons ATGGCCTCCCCGAGCCTCTACCCCGTCGTGGACGACAATGACCTAGACGACGCCGCTCTGTGGGCCGTCATCGACTCCGCCGCCGCCTCCCACTCCTCCTCCAAATCCAAACCCCAACCCCGCAAGCCCCTCGCAATCCAATACCCAAACTACCCTCGCTCCTCTCCAGTCTCAAAACCTTCTCCACCGCCGAAGCTCTTCAAGAGCGCCGCAAGGCTTGACTCCTCGGCCGACTCCGACTCCAAGTCATCCGCATCAGAAGGCGTGGTCATCGAGGAACCCTGGGCGTTTCATCCCCCGAGCAAGATCGCGAGGTCCTCTTCTTCCGAAATGAACGACACTAGTCCTCTTGTCGTAGTTCGAAATGTGCAGCGCACGACGCCTACCACTCCTACGACGCCGTTTTATTCGTTGCCGGAAACGCACTTGTCGCCGGGGATCGGGAATTTTGCGAGCCCTGTGAGCCATGCGCGGAGAGAGGAGAGGGATGTAGCTGCTCATAGCATGTCCGGGAGGTTCCCTTCGGTCTCTTTGTTCAAGGAGTATCAGAATGCAGCTATGGCG ATTCTGGAGAAAACAGATTACACTATGATTTCTGGGCATCCTTTCATTAAAAAGTCAG GTTGGAGGAAGATATCGTTTTACTTCAATCTCTCTTTTGAGATCAAAGACAAGACCATTGAGTTTGATAAAGATCGAAATGTTCTTCGCGCTGAATTTGTGGTTCGGGCACACATGCA GGGTGGTAGGTTCTCAGATGGATGGGGCGCATGCGACCGGCGTGAGAAGAGATTCAATAAACCGAATCATGATATTCCAAGCACAGCAGAGACCAGGGCTAAAAGCAAAGCATCCCAG